AGACAAGCTTTCCTGACGCAAACAGCAGGATGACCGTCTTTGGGTCAAGCATTCGGTGGATTAGTCCTGGGAACTGCTCCGGCTCGTACATGCTTCTTGGCAGAGTCCTTGCGGCATGCTCTAGGTGGATCTTTCCTCCAAGGTTGATTGCCGCAACTATGTTCTGAACTACGATCTCTGCGTCGTTTTTGATTTTAATTCCGCCTTTTCGTAGTCGTCCTACGACCGTCTGGACCGCCTTTACTGCCATGTCCTCTGACTTTGCGCCGGTGCATACCATCTTGCCCGTTCTGAAAATCAGCGTGGCAGTTCTTGGCGTCTTGATTCTAAAGACCAGCCCTGGAAATTGGTCCGGGTGGTATTCGGTGTCTGGAAACTTTTTCGTTACTTCGTTGAGGTCGATCTTCTGATCTACTGATGCAGACGCTACTACATTCTCGATGCTTACTATGGGCTTTGTCTGAGGCATTTACGGTTTTTAAATACTGGCTTTATATATACATAGGATGTCGATTTCGTGCACTAATGATGGTTAATCCACTGAGTGCGATACTCCTCGTCAAATATCTCGGTAGTGATGTCGCCCTCCTTGGGCTTGGGCGGCCTTACTTGGACATCAAAAAACCCCAAGCTTCCCTTGTATGGGATTGGCACCTTGAATGCCTTGGCGCCTTTTAGCAGAAAGCCGTATCTTTTCTCGGAATGGTCGCCTGCGGCAAAATGATACTTTTTGTCGCGCTGCCACTCTGACTTGGTGGTGTATTTTTTTACGTCGTACAGGACGGCCTTGCCAATTATGGCGCCTGTGACAAGCGCCTTTTCATCAATGTGAAGTCTTTTGCAATCATGCGTTCTGATCCTTGTTGGTGAGTGTATGAGAAATTCGCCGCGGAACTTGGTGTTCCATGATCTGATCTCAATTGTCTTCTTTCCGCGTACGATCAAATCTGCAAACGGCTGTGATACTGAGAGGCACTTGAACGCCGACATCTAGGTTCTGATGCTGCATCTGTTCGGGCCCATCTCCAGGTCCGGAATCTGCATCGGGGAGACCGGGATGACGCCCTTGTTTATCTTAATTATCATGGAATAGTTCATCGGCCTTGGGGTCGTGATGCTGACGACCTTTGAGATGAATTCCAGCTGCGCAAGGTCGAGCAGAGGCAGAGTCTTTGCATCCCGTATTGTGGTGAAAAACAATCCGTCCTTTGATTTGACACCTTCCCCGTGGTGTGTCGGAAATACCTTGGTGTCGTCTGGAAACTTTAGTAGTTTGTTGTGTAGCGTGTTGTACAGATTTGCTGCAAATTCTTCTGCCTGGTCCCTCAGGTCCGGTCTGCCGATTCCTTCAACAAACAAAGTGTCGCCGCTAAAGACATACTTGTCGTCGAGCACAAACGACATGCTTCCGGACGTGTGGCCCGGAGTGTGGATTGCTTTTAGGTGCTTTGAGCCAAACGAAATCACTGTGCCGTCCTCGATTTTTTCGCACTCTATCTTGTATTCTTCAAGCTTGCTGAGGTGCAGTTTTGCGCCGGCAATCTGCGCAAGGTCTCTTGCAGCAGAGACGTGGTCTGCGTGCTGATGAGTGTCTATTACTTTGGTGATCTTGAGTCCCTCTTTTTGCGCAAACTCGACGTATTTTGCGGCAGGATATGTCGGGTCGATTACTACTGCTTCGCCATCTGCACCTATTATGTGGGAGAGACAACCCTTGCCAATTTTTTCTACCTGAATTATCGTTGTGTCTCCGTCTTTGAGTGTGGTGGCGTTTAGCACCTGGTTCCACATTGCCATGCCTCCCACCAATGACGTTGCCTCTATGCCGCTTTTAGCAAGCGCAAAAGTTGCGACCATGGAGCGGTTTCCATGTGAGCAGATGGTGACAATTTTTTTGCCCTTTGGAATCGCTTCCTGCGATTCCGACATGAACAGCTGGGACAGAGGAATGTTTACAGCTCCTGGAATTTTGAAATCTGAAAACTCTGACGGCTCTCTTACATCAAGCAGAAACACATCATCACTTTGCTTTAGTGCGGACCACAGCGCATCGCCACTGATTGCGGTGTCCTGGGTGCTCTTTACTAGGTCTTTTTTCCAGCTCTTGATGCCGTCCTTTAGATAATGTGCATCAAAACCAAAGCGCGCCATCATGGTGGCATTTTCCTTTGCCGTAGTCGCGTCCTCATCAATTAGTATTATTTTCATGTTCGGTGGAATCTTTGACATTATTACCTGTTTTTGCTGCATGGAATCGCATACTGCATTTGCAGCCCCTGGAATGTGGCCTTCCATGTAACTCTGCTTTGGCCTGATGTCCAAAACTAGGACTGGCGTCTTGCTGTCGAGCATTTGTAGTAACTCGTCGGAGCCTACCTCGATTGAACTCATATACCTGAAAAAACCCGTGCCAAATTTAGAACTTGCGCTATGGTTGCAATTCGTGTCATACTGCAAACAAGCTCATCTAATTCGAACACATGATTCGATATTAAATGCGACTTCAAGTGATCTGTATTGCCGCGATTCATCAACAAAAAAGACCCAAACGAGAATGCAAATGATGGCAGGATGATCTTCTTCTCAAAGGCTCCAGTTCAGGGTGCGGAAACGGAGACTGGGCTAAAGTCTTCGGAGCCGGGTCACAAGACCGAATTTGAGAGAATACTTGGAGATTCGGACGAGGCATTTCAATCAAAGAACCCACTGCAGGTAGAAGACAGGTACATGATGCTCACTGGGATAATCGAGGACGAACGAAAGGAACTAAGCAACATTCAGGAACTAATCCGGAAGCGCTCAGAGACTCTGGATGCGGCAAAAAAGCTGCTAAGAGAAAGGCAGAACCTGCTTCAGACACACCTTGACAGGAGGCTTAACAAGTTTACCGTAGTCGGAGAGATGTCCTCCAAGATGGTCCACGACATAAAGAACCCACTAACCGTGATCAAAGTGCAGGTGGATCTTTTGAAGCTGCGATACTCAAAGGAAGAAGACACTACACTGCTCAACTCTCTGGATAGAATGGCACAGGCAGTGAACGGAATATCAAACCAGATAAACGACATATTGAACTTTATTAGAGAAACGCCATCCGCGTTTGAAAACAACAGCATTCTGAAAATACTAACCGATTCTATTGCATGCATAGACAAACCAAACAACGTCTCAATCGAGCTTCCTGAAAGCGATCTTACTGTGCCGTGCGATGCGACAAAACTGCAGAGGGTATTTGGCAACATGATTGCAAACTCTATTCAAGCTCTTGAAAAAGGCGGCACGATAACAATTGGTCTATCTGAGCATGACGGTAGCGTACTGGTACAGATAAGCGACAGCGGACCTGGCATTCCCACCGAGATACTGCCGAAAATTTTTGATCCGCTATTTACCACAAAGAGCGACGGAACGGGACTTGGCCTGTCAACGTGCAAGAAGATAATTGAGGAAGAGCACAACGGCTCCATCTCTGTGAAGAACAATCCGACCACATTTACAATAAAAATTCCAAAAAACCCTCAATGAGATCAGCTTGTCTGCAGGACGCTGAGAACCCTACTTGGAATGTCTTTGAGCCTTGACACTGCAAGCGTTTTTTCATAGTTTAGGTACTTGAGGTTGTTTGCGATTCTAGTCGAGCTTATGGTGTCATGGCCGATTCCTATTGCCACCATCTTGATCCCAACGGATCTAAGTGACTTTACCATGAGCCTGACTGCATCCGGATCCGACGGCTCTCCGTCTGAGAGCGTCAGAAATATGTCTGGTTTTTTTGAGCGCAGAATAGGGTACATCTTTTGATACACGTCAGCAAGCGGGGTCCCGCCGTTTGCCTCTATCTGTGCCAGTCTCTTTGCCGACGCACTGCTCCACTTGATGTCCTCTGGTTTTACCAGCCAGCACACCACCTGCTTTTGCGTGGTGTTGAACGCGTACACTGAGAATTTTATCTTCAGGAATGAGAGGACTTCGCACAGTGCGAGCGTGACTTTTTTGTATTGGGTCTGGACGTCGTTGATGCTGGATGAGTGATCAAGCAGTATGACGATCTTTGCGTTAATTGATCTTTTGACGTCAGTTACAAACGGCTTGTAATGTCCCTCAATGTATGACTCCTCGTCAAACTCGTCGCCTGTTGCCGCATGCTGCTCCTTCCAGCTGGTCTTCCATTCCTTGAATTTTGTCTTTAGATTGCTTATCAGATCCTGATCATAGATTCGCGTCTCGTCCACGTTGGTGGAGCCTGGCACCTGTATGCCAATGGTCTGGCTGCCGAGTCCCCTGTTCTCGCTCTTCTTGTTCTCATCATTTAACACCTTGAACTCTTCTGCAATTGCCTGCCCTGCCAGGACGTTTTTTACGTCCACCTTTCCAAAATCCGCCTCCTTGTTTTCCGCAATCTTTTGCACGGCCTTTACCAGGTCTTGCTGCGTTACCATTAGGCCTGGTGCCCTCCACGGCATGGAGATTGGAATCGTCACAAGCGCGTCAATGTCCAGTATGCTGAGGATCTCCGGCACCTTTTTCTCAAGCCATTCGGTGTCGTAGTTTTTCTCAAGCGCCTCTGCGACAATCTTCTTTGCATGGTTTGCCGCATTTGCCACTCTCTCGGAATATCTTGGAGGCAACTCTCCTTTGACCCCGCCGAACAGAAACTGCTGGTAGAACGCCTCGACAATTCTGGTCTTTCCGAGCACGTCTGACATCTGAGGCCTGTAGAGCCAGCCATACGTATAGCTGAAGATGAGTTCCTCGTCCATTCCGCGCCAGATTTTCCTTCCGAGCATCTCGATCCTCCTGGTCTCAAGCGTGTTCAAAATGAATCCGAATGCGTGGTCGTTGCTTAGGACCTTCTTGCAGAATCTGGCCCTCATGGACTCGTACCATATTGCCGTCCTGAACTGCCTGTACCTTCCAAGGTCGTCTCCGGAGTACCTGTCAGGCGATATCAGGCTTATCTTGTTGTCCTTTATCTTGGTCTGCGTCTCCTTTTTCTCTGAAAACTCTAC
This genomic stretch from Candidatus Nitrosotenuis cloacae harbors:
- a CDS encoding sensor histidine kinase → MPRFINKKDPNENANDGRMIFFSKAPVQGAETETGLKSSEPGHKTEFERILGDSDEAFQSKNPLQVEDRYMMLTGIIEDERKELSNIQELIRKRSETLDAAKKLLRERQNLLQTHLDRRLNKFTVVGEMSSKMVHDIKNPLTVIKVQVDLLKLRYSKEEDTTLLNSLDRMAQAVNGISNQINDILNFIRETPSAFENNSILKILTDSIACIDKPNNVSIELPESDLTVPCDATKLQRVFGNMIANSIQALEKGGTITIGLSEHDGSVLVQISDSGPGIPTEILPKIFDPLFTTKSDGTGLGLSTCKKIIEEEHNGSISVKNNPTTFTIKIPKNPQ
- a CDS encoding MBL fold metallo-hydrolase, which produces MSSIEVGSDELLQMLDSKTPVLVLDIRPKQSYMEGHIPGAANAVCDSMQQKQVIMSKIPPNMKIILIDEDATTAKENATMMARFGFDAHYLKDGIKSWKKDLVKSTQDTAISGDALWSALKQSDDVFLLDVREPSEFSDFKIPGAVNIPLSQLFMSESQEAIPKGKKIVTICSHGNRSMVATFALAKSGIEATSLVGGMAMWNQVLNATTLKDGDTTIIQVEKIGKGCLSHIIGADGEAVVIDPTYPAAKYVEFAQKEGLKITKVIDTHQHADHVSAARDLAQIAGAKLHLSKLEEYKIECEKIEDGTVISFGSKHLKAIHTPGHTSGSMSFVLDDKYVFSGDTLFVEGIGRPDLRDQAEEFAANLYNTLHNKLLKFPDDTKVFPTHHGEGVKSKDGLFFTTIRDAKTLPLLDLAQLEFISKVVSITTPRPMNYSMIIKINKGVIPVSPMQIPDLEMGPNRCSIRT
- a CDS encoding ASCH domain-containing protein, encoding MSAFKCLSVSQPFADLIVRGKKTIEIRSWNTKFRGEFLIHSPTRIRTHDCKRLHIDEKALVTGAIIGKAVLYDVKKYTTKSEWQRDKKYHFAAGDHSEKRYGFLLKGAKAFKVPIPYKGSLGFFDVQVRPPKPKEGDITTEIFDEEYRTQWINHH
- a CDS encoding vWA domain-containing protein — encoded protein: MQSLHLRNDTLVEIATFLARRWSEKSRITVEFSEKKETQTKIKDNKISLISPDRYSGDDLGRYRQFRTAIWYESMRARFCKKVLSNDHAFGFILNTLETRRIEMLGRKIWRGMDEELIFSYTYGWLYRPQMSDVLGKTRIVEAFYQQFLFGGVKGELPPRYSERVANAANHAKKIVAEALEKNYDTEWLEKKVPEILSILDIDALVTIPISMPWRAPGLMVTQQDLVKAVQKIAENKEADFGKVDVKNVLAGQAIAEEFKVLNDENKKSENRGLGSQTIGIQVPGSTNVDETRIYDQDLISNLKTKFKEWKTSWKEQHAATGDEFDEESYIEGHYKPFVTDVKRSINAKIVILLDHSSSINDVQTQYKKVTLALCEVLSFLKIKFSVYAFNTTQKQVVCWLVKPEDIKWSSASAKRLAQIEANGGTPLADVYQKMYPILRSKKPDIFLTLSDGEPSDPDAVRLMVKSLRSVGIKMVAIGIGHDTISSTRIANNLKYLNYEKTLAVSRLKDIPSRVLSVLQTS
- a CDS encoding TATA-box-binding protein, with translation MPQTKPIVSIENVVASASVDQKIDLNEVTKKFPDTEYHPDQFPGLVFRIKTPRTATLIFRTGKMVCTGAKSEDMAVKAVQTVVGRLRKGGIKIKNDAEIVVQNIVAAINLGGKIHLEHAARTLPRSMYEPEQFPGLIHRMLDPKTVILLFASGKLV